The genomic region GTGATGTCCATCTTGCTCAGCTCTTTTCCCCGTTATCGATATTTGTGTCTCTTCCACTAGAGCACGCTGTAGACCCGTGCAATGAAGAATCAAACTGCAGTTACAGAATTCCTTCTCCTGGGCCTCTCTAACCTTTCCTACCTAAAGATTCCTCTTTTTGTGCTGTTTCTCCTGATCTACTGTACCACCTTGGTTGGAAACTTTCTCATAATATCACTCATATGGACCGATTCTCACCTACACACgcccatgtactttttcctcagTAACTTGTCCTGTTTGGACTGCGGTTGCTCTACTGTCATCGTTCCCAAGATGTTGTCAGATTTCCTGGTAAAGAGAAAGACTATCTCCTTCACTGGCTGCTTTACCCAGCTCTATCTGTTTgtggtatttgcatgcacagaaATGCTCCTGCTTACTGTGATGGCTTACGACCGGTATGTGGCTATCTGTTACCCTTTGCACTATACCAGCATCATGAGCAAGAGGATCTGTGTGAGACTGGCAGCTGGGTCTTGGCTTAGTGGTCTCTTATATGGCTTGTTACATACATTTTTAACATCAAGATTATCATTCTGTGAATCCAATGTTATTAACCATTTTTTCTGTGATATTCCTCCATTGCTTATGCTTTCCTGCTCTGAGATAGTCATTAATTTGGTAGCTATTTTTGTATCCGCTGTATTCCTTGTGATAGGTGCATTTTCAGTCGCTATTCTCTCTTATATTCAGATTATCAGAAGTATCCTAAAGATCCGTTCCACCAAGGGGCAGTGCAAAGCTTTCTCCACTTGCAGTTCCCATCTTACTGTCGTCACCATATTCTACGCTGCTTTTGCATTTACCTACATGCGACCTACATCAAGTTACTCTTTAAGTAAGGACAGAGTTGTCTCTGTGATTTATACAGCTCTAACTCCTATGTTAAACCCCCTTATCTATAGCCTGAGAAATAAAGAAGTAAAGACAGCACTGATAAAAATcatacaaagaaaaatatattttataaatttataaaagAAATGTAGTCTATAGATACCATCATTGTCAGAAGTAAAGAAGCAGTCATTATTTTTACACCAAATTTTGACCTCCTATATCATTTTCCTTCCTCGTTGGGTTCTCACCTCATACTCTTCCTAAAGAACTTGTACAGGATGGGAATTATATAGCTGTGTGTGTGTCGCTATATGTGCTTGATAATGCTGGGTGTGAACATTCCCCGTCTACATTCCTTACGCAGCATGTACTTCAGCTTTTGGTTGCCTTaaattgtggttttgtttttagttttgttgtGCATGTGCACTTGTGATATTTTTCCCTGTTTCACATATTTAAAGTGCTGAACACATAGAAAGGATtgtaaaattcaaaatggtaattTTATAGCAGCCCATGTAGGGCTGATGTCCACATGTGGAAAGTAAGTCCACTCTGAAAATGAAGAGGGCCCGCTCAGCCTAGTCACACACATTTGTACCTAATCAAGCAAACAACGCTTGCTGCCCCAAGGAATGCACTTAAGGACGTGGGAAATTGTTTCTGCGTGAACTTTTATACATATCAACCtatttaaacataagaacatgccatactgggtcagaccaacagaggccaatccaggccataagaacctggcaagtacccaaaaactaagtctattccatgtaaccattgctaatggcagtggctattctctaagtgaacttaatagcaggtaatggacttctcctccaagaacttatccaaaccttttttaaacccagctacactaactgcactaaccacatcctctggcaacaaatttaagTTTTAAGCACAGcagtggttttgaaaattaccgctAATAAGaggtaagtaaaaataaaaaatgagagtGCCAGGTGGTTGAGTGTCTAATCCTAAACACTCTAACATTTTATGTGAGGACAACAGAGATGTAGAGAATGTTTGGGGATTAGCTAAGTGCAAATTGCTATATTATTGTTGTATGTCTTGTGTAATGTGTTATCTGTGCAAATAATTAGAGATGGGtgtggtttacaaaaataataaacataattaTTAATTGTACTGTGTTCCACTTAGTGTATATGTATGTCAAGGATGGATACAATCTTTAACATATGGGGAGGAGCTGTCTGTCTGGA from Rhinatrema bivittatum chromosome 13, aRhiBiv1.1, whole genome shotgun sequence harbors:
- the LOC115074830 gene encoding olfactory receptor 1019-like; the encoded protein is MKNQTAVTEFLLLGLSNLSYLKIPLFVLFLLIYCTTLVGNFLIISLIWTDSHLHTPMYFFLSNLSCLDCGCSTVIVPKMLSDFLVKRKTISFTGCFTQLYLFVVFACTEMLLLTVMAYDRYVAICYPLHYTSIMSKRICVRLAAGSWLSGLLYGLLHTFLTSRLSFCESNVINHFFCDIPPLLMLSCSEIVINLVAIFVSAVFLVIGAFSVAILSYIQIIRSILKIRSTKGQCKAFSTCSSHLTVVTIFYAAFAFTYMRPTSSYSLSKDRVVSVIYTALTPMLNPLIYSLRNKEVKTALIKIIQRKIYFINL